In uncultured Methanobacterium sp., a genomic segment contains:
- a CDS encoding radical SAM protein has translation MTNETKTLSKKESVNSTSMEGMIGTFESIANNPFSRLLLKKTMNYCEKDGANRVDVGLELSLGHRDHACLKCTLLSKVLSFIINKGSTNFGVSEAQLMDVMEDPYWVKGLSSVIKGIALFGVQKPFVPGAPFQVVWNITRRCNMHCEHCYENAGKKDSDELSSSEIIRGLDSLAEAGVTSVAFSGGEPILHPHIHGFIEHANDQGMFVAMATNGYGLSKPSTVSKFADSGLEFVQISLDGLDAGTHDTFRGVSGAWDKAVQAIANCVDAGFFVEVATTVTEHNYSEIPLMTDFVRDLGVQWFMLYNFIPTGNGRKIAKMDISPEKRQKLLETAYAQNGGGNMQILSTAPQYATVAESLASKEAQVIPTHFYNPEYTNNSLKKLADFIGGCGAGRFYLSIEPNGDIFPCVFFPHNEDVLLGNILLDDFNVIWQSNDILMKLRNKNILQGHCGVCNSRNICGGCRARAYIYFNDILAPDPGCVNNYSEWLKIKKELPENAQELPDGRILIDLESAG, from the coding sequence GTGACCAATGAAACAAAAACACTAAGTAAAAAAGAATCTGTTAATTCTACCAGTATGGAAGGGATGATAGGGACTTTTGAAAGTATTGCTAACAATCCCTTTTCCAGACTACTTCTTAAAAAAACCATGAACTACTGTGAAAAAGATGGAGCTAACCGTGTTGATGTTGGGTTAGAGCTCAGTTTGGGCCACAGGGACCATGCGTGTTTAAAATGTACATTATTATCTAAGGTCCTATCTTTCATTATAAACAAGGGATCTACTAATTTTGGGGTTTCAGAAGCCCAGCTCATGGATGTAATGGAAGATCCATACTGGGTAAAAGGTTTAAGCAGTGTAATTAAAGGTATTGCTTTATTTGGTGTTCAAAAACCCTTTGTGCCCGGTGCACCATTCCAAGTGGTCTGGAACATCACCCGAAGGTGTAATATGCACTGTGAACACTGCTACGAAAACGCAGGTAAGAAAGATAGTGATGAACTTAGCTCCAGTGAGATAATAAGGGGATTGGATTCACTTGCAGAAGCAGGTGTAACATCTGTTGCTTTTTCAGGAGGTGAACCTATCCTACACCCCCATATTCATGGTTTCATAGAGCACGCAAATGATCAGGGAATGTTTGTGGCCATGGCCACCAATGGATACGGACTCTCCAAACCATCTACTGTCAGTAAATTTGCGGACTCAGGACTGGAGTTTGTGCAGATCAGTCTGGATGGTTTAGATGCCGGGACCCATGATACATTCAGGGGAGTCAGTGGTGCATGGGATAAGGCAGTTCAGGCTATTGCAAACTGTGTAGATGCTGGGTTTTTCGTGGAAGTAGCCACCACAGTTACTGAACACAACTACAGTGAAATACCCCTGATGACTGATTTTGTAAGAGATCTTGGTGTGCAGTGGTTCATGTTATACAACTTCATACCCACTGGAAATGGCAGGAAAATTGCAAAGATGGATATTTCACCTGAAAAAAGGCAGAAATTACTGGAAACTGCTTATGCTCAAAATGGGGGAGGAAACATGCAGATTTTATCCACAGCACCACAGTATGCAACAGTTGCTGAATCATTAGCCTCAAAAGAAGCTCAAGTAATCCCCACACACTTTTACAATCCAGAATATACCAATAATTCCCTAAAAAAACTGGCTGACTTTATTGGTGGATGTGGTGCTGGGAGGTTTTACCTCAGCATAGAACCCAATGGAGATATATTTCCCTGTGTCTTTTTCCCGCATAATGAGGATGTACTTCTTGGTAACATCTTATTGGATGATTTCAATGTAATATGGCAATCCAATGACATTTTAATGAAACTCAGGAACAAGAATATTCTCCAGGGACATTGTGGGGTTTGTAACTCCCGAAACATTTGTGGGGGTTGCAGAGCCCGGGCATACATTTATTTCAATGATATTTTAGCTCCGGATCCAGGGTGTGTTAACAATTACAGTGAATGGCTGAAAATCAAAAAAGAACTTCCTGAAAATGCACAAGAATTACCAGATGGTCGAATTTTAATTGATCTAGAATCTGCAGGTTGA